From Triticum urartu cultivar G1812 chromosome 2, Tu2.1, whole genome shotgun sequence, a single genomic window includes:
- the LOC125537302 gene encoding uncharacterized protein LOC125537302 isoform X2 — protein sequence MVNCSPGFTPSPVKKGSVLLTRMESITAYKNQRGQPKSGTPEQSDILVSANDMCSLAEWPSHARRNRALLQDEAGGQKKKGRGVLKGFKASKKRFANGSAKLNITFSEKLGGTVGMNYRSFKDDVVVIMKRKLPLIGVRTWSDIHPTIHRLIVADMIDRWDLEDTPETEEKVLKIAKERYRGWRSTLSSTYKAYKTDAARLANLPEDLQPEEWEWMIEYFGTDSKFQEHSQMNADNRKKQKTKHIMGSKSYSQVSFEKRNLETGEEPDCIALWELTHTNDGTWSNTDSQKVYDKALEEVKNKQAETEGPLSSEQKNNIFQTACKDTLECKSSQPRGYGYMAKTSTSSEKFRIQIEEQARATAATQERNSQLSQQVNDLEDQLQAERANTQERINLERAEREQLEERLKEERAERERLLQEERTSRLELEKNMMAKFVELSKQMGIQQVPTKRVDKENSNPNLQNILSQTSSPNKTPGSRPTAISSNALIQAATRQSRMFKAMDPKN from the exons ATGGTGAACTGCTCACCGGGATTCACCCCGAGCCCAG TAAAGAAAGGCTCTGTTCTCTTAACAAGGATGGAAAGTATAACGGCATACAAAAACCAACGTGGACAACCCAAATCTG GAACTCCAGAACAATCTGACATTCTAGTATCTGCTAATGACATGTGTTCCCTTGCTGAATGGCCATCCCATGCTCGCCGCAACCGTGCGCTACTACAGGATG AAGCTGGTGGACAGAAGAAGAAAGGGCGAGGTGTTCTAAAAGGTTTTAAAGCATCTAAGAAGCGTTTTGCCAATGGATCTGCAAAGCTAAATATTACATTCTCTGAAAAATTGGGTGGTACAGTAGGAATGAACTATCGTTCGTTCAAGGATGACGTGGTAGTCATAATGAAAAGAAAGTTACCACTCATTGGAGTGAGGACGTGGTCGGACATTCACCCTACCATTCATCGACTCATTGTTGCAGATATGATA GACAGATGGGACCTAGAAGATACACCAGAAACAGAAGAAAAAGTTCTCAAAATTGCGAAAGAGAGATATAGAGGCTGGCGATCAACTCTAAGCTCCACTTACAAGGCATACAAAACAGATGCAGCTAGATTGGCTAATCTGCCAGAAGATTTACAACCAGAAGAGTGGGAATGGATGATTGAGTACTTTGGCACTGATTCAAAATTTCAG GAACACAGCCAAATGAACGCCGATAACCGTAAGAAACAGAAGACAAAACACATAATGGGATCAAAATCTTACTCGCAAGTTAGTTTTGAGAAG AGAAACTTGGAAACTGGAGAAGAGCCAGATTGTATTGCTCTATGGGAACTCACCCACACAAACGATGGAACATGGTCTAACACAGATTCCCAGAAAGTTTAC GACAAAGCACTTGAAGAGGTTAAAAACAAACAAGCTGAAACTGAAGGTCCACTTTCAAGTGAGCAGAAAAACAATATTTTCCAGACCGCTTGCAAAGACACTCTGGAATGCAAGTCATCGCAGCCTCGTGGGTACGGATACATGGCCAAAACTTCAACTAGTTCTGAAAAGTTCCGTATCCAGATTGAAGAGCAAGCTCGTGCTACAGCAGCCACCCAGGAGCGAAACTCTCAGCTCAGCCAGCAGGTCAATGACTTAGAAGATCAACTACAAGCTGAACGTGCTAACACACAAGAGAGGATTAACTTGGAGCGTGCTGAGAGAGAACAACTTGAGGAGAGGTTAAAAGAAGAGCGTGCTGAAAGGGAAAGATTGTTGCAAGAGGAGCGAACATCAAGGCTGGAATTGGAAAAAAACATGATGGCAAAGTTTGTAGAATTGAGCAAACAGATGGGAATCCAACAG GTGCCTACGAAGAGGGTTGACAAAGAAAATAGTAATCCAAACTTGCAAAATATTCTTTCACAGACATCTAGTCCTAATAAGACTCCAGGTTCAAGGCCGACTGCTATTTCTTCAAATGCGCTCATACAAGCTGCAACAAGGCAATCTCGAATGTTTAAAGCAATG GATCCAAAGAACTAG
- the LOC125537302 gene encoding uncharacterized protein LOC125537302 isoform X4, whose protein sequence is MNHIRCTASVKKGSVLLTRMESITAYKNQRGQPKSGTPEQSDILVSANDMCSLAEWPSHARRNRALLQDEAGGQKKKGRGVLKGFKASKKRFANGSAKLNITFSEKLGGTVGMNYRSFKDDVVVIMKRKLPLIGVRTWSDIHPTIHRLIVADMIDRWDLEDTPETEEKVLKIAKERYRGWRSTLSSTYKAYKTDAARLANLPEDLQPEEWEWMIEYFGTDSKFQEHSQMNADNRKKQKTKHIMGSKSYSQVSFEKRNLETGEEPDCIALWELTHTNDGTWSNTDSQKVYDKALEEVKNKQAETEGPLSSEQKNNIFQTACKDTLECKSSQPRGYGYMAKTSTSSEKFRIQIEEQARATAATQERNSQLSQQVNDLEDQLQAERANTQERINLERAEREQLEERLKEERAERERLLQEERTSRLELEKNMMAKFVELSKQMGIQQVPTKRVDKENSNPNLQNILSQTSSPNKTPGSRPTAISSNALIQAATRQSRMFKAMDPKN, encoded by the exons ATGAACCACATCAGGTGCACGGCGTCAG TAAAGAAAGGCTCTGTTCTCTTAACAAGGATGGAAAGTATAACGGCATACAAAAACCAACGTGGACAACCCAAATCTG GAACTCCAGAACAATCTGACATTCTAGTATCTGCTAATGACATGTGTTCCCTTGCTGAATGGCCATCCCATGCTCGCCGCAACCGTGCGCTACTACAGGATG AAGCTGGTGGACAGAAGAAGAAAGGGCGAGGTGTTCTAAAAGGTTTTAAAGCATCTAAGAAGCGTTTTGCCAATGGATCTGCAAAGCTAAATATTACATTCTCTGAAAAATTGGGTGGTACAGTAGGAATGAACTATCGTTCGTTCAAGGATGACGTGGTAGTCATAATGAAAAGAAAGTTACCACTCATTGGAGTGAGGACGTGGTCGGACATTCACCCTACCATTCATCGACTCATTGTTGCAGATATGATA GACAGATGGGACCTAGAAGATACACCAGAAACAGAAGAAAAAGTTCTCAAAATTGCGAAAGAGAGATATAGAGGCTGGCGATCAACTCTAAGCTCCACTTACAAGGCATACAAAACAGATGCAGCTAGATTGGCTAATCTGCCAGAAGATTTACAACCAGAAGAGTGGGAATGGATGATTGAGTACTTTGGCACTGATTCAAAATTTCAG GAACACAGCCAAATGAACGCCGATAACCGTAAGAAACAGAAGACAAAACACATAATGGGATCAAAATCTTACTCGCAAGTTAGTTTTGAGAAG AGAAACTTGGAAACTGGAGAAGAGCCAGATTGTATTGCTCTATGGGAACTCACCCACACAAACGATGGAACATGGTCTAACACAGATTCCCAGAAAGTTTAC GACAAAGCACTTGAAGAGGTTAAAAACAAACAAGCTGAAACTGAAGGTCCACTTTCAAGTGAGCAGAAAAACAATATTTTCCAGACCGCTTGCAAAGACACTCTGGAATGCAAGTCATCGCAGCCTCGTGGGTACGGATACATGGCCAAAACTTCAACTAGTTCTGAAAAGTTCCGTATCCAGATTGAAGAGCAAGCTCGTGCTACAGCAGCCACCCAGGAGCGAAACTCTCAGCTCAGCCAGCAGGTCAATGACTTAGAAGATCAACTACAAGCTGAACGTGCTAACACACAAGAGAGGATTAACTTGGAGCGTGCTGAGAGAGAACAACTTGAGGAGAGGTTAAAAGAAGAGCGTGCTGAAAGGGAAAGATTGTTGCAAGAGGAGCGAACATCAAGGCTGGAATTGGAAAAAAACATGATGGCAAAGTTTGTAGAATTGAGCAAACAGATGGGAATCCAACAG GTGCCTACGAAGAGGGTTGACAAAGAAAATAGTAATCCAAACTTGCAAAATATTCTTTCACAGACATCTAGTCCTAATAAGACTCCAGGTTCAAGGCCGACTGCTATTTCTTCAAATGCGCTCATACAAGCTGCAACAAGGCAATCTCGAATGTTTAAAGCAATG GATCCAAAGAACTAG
- the LOC125537302 gene encoding uncharacterized protein LOC125537302 isoform X1, with protein MSIHICLVYLHKGTMMNFTEDAPVKKGSVLLTRMESITAYKNQRGQPKSGTPEQSDILVSANDMCSLAEWPSHARRNRALLQDEAGGQKKKGRGVLKGFKASKKRFANGSAKLNITFSEKLGGTVGMNYRSFKDDVVVIMKRKLPLIGVRTWSDIHPTIHRLIVADMIDRWDLEDTPETEEKVLKIAKERYRGWRSTLSSTYKAYKTDAARLANLPEDLQPEEWEWMIEYFGTDSKFQEHSQMNADNRKKQKTKHIMGSKSYSQVSFEKRNLETGEEPDCIALWELTHTNDGTWSNTDSQKVYDKALEEVKNKQAETEGPLSSEQKNNIFQTACKDTLECKSSQPRGYGYMAKTSTSSEKFRIQIEEQARATAATQERNSQLSQQVNDLEDQLQAERANTQERINLERAEREQLEERLKEERAERERLLQEERTSRLELEKNMMAKFVELSKQMGIQQVPTKRVDKENSNPNLQNILSQTSSPNKTPGSRPTAISSNALIQAATRQSRMFKAMDPKN; from the exons ATGTCCATTCACATATGTCTGGTTTACCTACACAAGGGCACAATGATGAATTTTACGGAGGATGCTCCGG TAAAGAAAGGCTCTGTTCTCTTAACAAGGATGGAAAGTATAACGGCATACAAAAACCAACGTGGACAACCCAAATCTG GAACTCCAGAACAATCTGACATTCTAGTATCTGCTAATGACATGTGTTCCCTTGCTGAATGGCCATCCCATGCTCGCCGCAACCGTGCGCTACTACAGGATG AAGCTGGTGGACAGAAGAAGAAAGGGCGAGGTGTTCTAAAAGGTTTTAAAGCATCTAAGAAGCGTTTTGCCAATGGATCTGCAAAGCTAAATATTACATTCTCTGAAAAATTGGGTGGTACAGTAGGAATGAACTATCGTTCGTTCAAGGATGACGTGGTAGTCATAATGAAAAGAAAGTTACCACTCATTGGAGTGAGGACGTGGTCGGACATTCACCCTACCATTCATCGACTCATTGTTGCAGATATGATA GACAGATGGGACCTAGAAGATACACCAGAAACAGAAGAAAAAGTTCTCAAAATTGCGAAAGAGAGATATAGAGGCTGGCGATCAACTCTAAGCTCCACTTACAAGGCATACAAAACAGATGCAGCTAGATTGGCTAATCTGCCAGAAGATTTACAACCAGAAGAGTGGGAATGGATGATTGAGTACTTTGGCACTGATTCAAAATTTCAG GAACACAGCCAAATGAACGCCGATAACCGTAAGAAACAGAAGACAAAACACATAATGGGATCAAAATCTTACTCGCAAGTTAGTTTTGAGAAG AGAAACTTGGAAACTGGAGAAGAGCCAGATTGTATTGCTCTATGGGAACTCACCCACACAAACGATGGAACATGGTCTAACACAGATTCCCAGAAAGTTTAC GACAAAGCACTTGAAGAGGTTAAAAACAAACAAGCTGAAACTGAAGGTCCACTTTCAAGTGAGCAGAAAAACAATATTTTCCAGACCGCTTGCAAAGACACTCTGGAATGCAAGTCATCGCAGCCTCGTGGGTACGGATACATGGCCAAAACTTCAACTAGTTCTGAAAAGTTCCGTATCCAGATTGAAGAGCAAGCTCGTGCTACAGCAGCCACCCAGGAGCGAAACTCTCAGCTCAGCCAGCAGGTCAATGACTTAGAAGATCAACTACAAGCTGAACGTGCTAACACACAAGAGAGGATTAACTTGGAGCGTGCTGAGAGAGAACAACTTGAGGAGAGGTTAAAAGAAGAGCGTGCTGAAAGGGAAAGATTGTTGCAAGAGGAGCGAACATCAAGGCTGGAATTGGAAAAAAACATGATGGCAAAGTTTGTAGAATTGAGCAAACAGATGGGAATCCAACAG GTGCCTACGAAGAGGGTTGACAAAGAAAATAGTAATCCAAACTTGCAAAATATTCTTTCACAGACATCTAGTCCTAATAAGACTCCAGGTTCAAGGCCGACTGCTATTTCTTCAAATGCGCTCATACAAGCTGCAACAAGGCAATCTCGAATGTTTAAAGCAATG GATCCAAAGAACTAG
- the LOC125537302 gene encoding uncharacterized protein LOC125537302 isoform X3 — translation MMNFTEDAPVKKGSVLLTRMESITAYKNQRGQPKSGTPEQSDILVSANDMCSLAEWPSHARRNRALLQDEAGGQKKKGRGVLKGFKASKKRFANGSAKLNITFSEKLGGTVGMNYRSFKDDVVVIMKRKLPLIGVRTWSDIHPTIHRLIVADMIDRWDLEDTPETEEKVLKIAKERYRGWRSTLSSTYKAYKTDAARLANLPEDLQPEEWEWMIEYFGTDSKFQEHSQMNADNRKKQKTKHIMGSKSYSQVSFEKRNLETGEEPDCIALWELTHTNDGTWSNTDSQKVYDKALEEVKNKQAETEGPLSSEQKNNIFQTACKDTLECKSSQPRGYGYMAKTSTSSEKFRIQIEEQARATAATQERNSQLSQQVNDLEDQLQAERANTQERINLERAEREQLEERLKEERAERERLLQEERTSRLELEKNMMAKFVELSKQMGIQQVPTKRVDKENSNPNLQNILSQTSSPNKTPGSRPTAISSNALIQAATRQSRMFKAMDPKN, via the exons ATGATGAATTTTACGGAGGATGCTCCGG TAAAGAAAGGCTCTGTTCTCTTAACAAGGATGGAAAGTATAACGGCATACAAAAACCAACGTGGACAACCCAAATCTG GAACTCCAGAACAATCTGACATTCTAGTATCTGCTAATGACATGTGTTCCCTTGCTGAATGGCCATCCCATGCTCGCCGCAACCGTGCGCTACTACAGGATG AAGCTGGTGGACAGAAGAAGAAAGGGCGAGGTGTTCTAAAAGGTTTTAAAGCATCTAAGAAGCGTTTTGCCAATGGATCTGCAAAGCTAAATATTACATTCTCTGAAAAATTGGGTGGTACAGTAGGAATGAACTATCGTTCGTTCAAGGATGACGTGGTAGTCATAATGAAAAGAAAGTTACCACTCATTGGAGTGAGGACGTGGTCGGACATTCACCCTACCATTCATCGACTCATTGTTGCAGATATGATA GACAGATGGGACCTAGAAGATACACCAGAAACAGAAGAAAAAGTTCTCAAAATTGCGAAAGAGAGATATAGAGGCTGGCGATCAACTCTAAGCTCCACTTACAAGGCATACAAAACAGATGCAGCTAGATTGGCTAATCTGCCAGAAGATTTACAACCAGAAGAGTGGGAATGGATGATTGAGTACTTTGGCACTGATTCAAAATTTCAG GAACACAGCCAAATGAACGCCGATAACCGTAAGAAACAGAAGACAAAACACATAATGGGATCAAAATCTTACTCGCAAGTTAGTTTTGAGAAG AGAAACTTGGAAACTGGAGAAGAGCCAGATTGTATTGCTCTATGGGAACTCACCCACACAAACGATGGAACATGGTCTAACACAGATTCCCAGAAAGTTTAC GACAAAGCACTTGAAGAGGTTAAAAACAAACAAGCTGAAACTGAAGGTCCACTTTCAAGTGAGCAGAAAAACAATATTTTCCAGACCGCTTGCAAAGACACTCTGGAATGCAAGTCATCGCAGCCTCGTGGGTACGGATACATGGCCAAAACTTCAACTAGTTCTGAAAAGTTCCGTATCCAGATTGAAGAGCAAGCTCGTGCTACAGCAGCCACCCAGGAGCGAAACTCTCAGCTCAGCCAGCAGGTCAATGACTTAGAAGATCAACTACAAGCTGAACGTGCTAACACACAAGAGAGGATTAACTTGGAGCGTGCTGAGAGAGAACAACTTGAGGAGAGGTTAAAAGAAGAGCGTGCTGAAAGGGAAAGATTGTTGCAAGAGGAGCGAACATCAAGGCTGGAATTGGAAAAAAACATGATGGCAAAGTTTGTAGAATTGAGCAAACAGATGGGAATCCAACAG GTGCCTACGAAGAGGGTTGACAAAGAAAATAGTAATCCAAACTTGCAAAATATTCTTTCACAGACATCTAGTCCTAATAAGACTCCAGGTTCAAGGCCGACTGCTATTTCTTCAAATGCGCTCATACAAGCTGCAACAAGGCAATCTCGAATGTTTAAAGCAATG GATCCAAAGAACTAG